A genomic segment from Lutibacter sp. A80 encodes:
- a CDS encoding YfhO family protein, which yields MKFSLNKFAPYLIAISVFMVISIAYFSPVLEGKKIQQSDITQFKGSSKEIADFRAENNAEPYWTNATFGGMPAYVVSAYYSYDFINKLDNIIRFLPRPADYLFLYFLSFFILLLVLKIDWKLAIMGALGFGLSTYLVIILGVGHNAKAHAIAYFPLVLAGILLVFNRKYLLGFIVTALAMALELSASHIQMTYYLLFLVLIYGVVQLLESIQKKEIPHFIKSIGILVVAVILAVGTNATHLMATSEYSKESTRGKSELTINTDGSLKEVTAGLSKDYITEYSYGIAETFNLFIPRFMGGTSHEEVENSELQSFLQNAVNKGLDVNDANYLMQISSMYWGDQPIVAAPAYVGAFFIFLFVLALFLVKGKFKKWLVAATIFSILLSWGKNFSIVTDFFINYVPLYNRFRAVSSIQVIAELTIPLLAILGVAKLFSSEIKTEVKLQALKYTALIVGGLALIFTVGGSGLFSFERPIDLQIDEQIAGYLDAITADRRTLFFNDSLRSLVIVFIVASVIWLFLKEKINKNIALIGFVVILLFDLVNVDKRYVNNDFFVSARKVDKPFQASAVDKEIMKDKSYYRVANFTKNIMADGTTSYFHNSIGGYHAAKPRRYQELYDFQISKGNAEVLNMINTKYIIGADEAGKVGYELNKGANGNAWFVNTISVVNNANEEIKALDSLNTKITAVIESKELSNDFKTQYPIDSLADIQLTSYKANELIYNVNTTKNQFIVFSEMYYKNGWNAYVNGELQPHYRVNYVLRGMEIPAGKHTIEFKFEPTVIKTGNSITLASYLLLLLIPVGWFFIEKRKKE from the coding sequence ATGAAATTTTCTCTAAATAAATTTGCACCATATTTAATTGCTATATCAGTTTTTATGGTAATTTCAATCGCCTATTTTTCTCCTGTTTTAGAAGGAAAAAAAATTCAGCAAAGCGATATAACTCAATTTAAAGGGTCTTCTAAAGAAATTGCAGATTTTAGAGCAGAAAATAATGCAGAACCTTATTGGACAAATGCAACATTTGGAGGGATGCCTGCTTATGTAGTAAGTGCATATTATTCGTACGATTTTATTAATAAATTAGATAATATAATCCGTTTTTTACCAAGACCAGCAGACTATTTATTTCTATATTTTTTAAGCTTTTTTATACTATTATTGGTTTTAAAAATAGATTGGAAACTAGCAATTATGGGAGCCTTAGGCTTTGGACTTTCTACTTATTTAGTTATAATTTTAGGAGTTGGACATAATGCAAAAGCACACGCAATAGCTTATTTTCCTTTAGTATTAGCCGGAATTTTATTGGTTTTTAATCGTAAATATTTACTTGGTTTTATTGTAACCGCTTTAGCAATGGCTTTAGAATTAAGTGCAAGTCATATTCAAATGACGTATTATTTATTGTTTTTAGTACTAATTTATGGGGTTGTTCAGTTGTTAGAATCTATTCAAAAAAAAGAAATACCTCACTTTATTAAAAGTATTGGAATTTTAGTAGTTGCTGTAATTTTAGCAGTTGGAACAAATGCAACGCATTTAATGGCAACAAGCGAATATTCTAAAGAAAGCACACGTGGTAAAAGTGAATTAACTATAAATACAGATGGTTCTTTAAAAGAAGTTACTGCTGGATTATCTAAAGATTATATAACTGAATATAGTTATGGAATTGCTGAAACTTTTAATCTTTTTATCCCAAGATTTATGGGAGGAACAAGTCATGAAGAGGTTGAAAATAGTGAGCTTCAAAGTTTTTTACAAAATGCAGTAAATAAAGGTTTAGATGTAAATGATGCTAATTATTTAATGCAAATATCTTCTATGTATTGGGGAGATCAACCAATTGTAGCTGCACCTGCTTATGTTGGAGCATTTTTTATTTTCTTATTTGTTTTGGCGTTGTTTTTAGTAAAAGGAAAATTTAAAAAATGGTTAGTTGCAGCAACTATATTTTCAATTTTATTAAGTTGGGGAAAGAATTTTTCAATTGTAACTGATTTCTTTATTAATTATGTGCCTTTATATAACAGGTTTAGAGCAGTTTCATCTATACAAGTAATTGCAGAATTAACCATACCATTATTAGCAATTTTAGGTGTTGCTAAATTGTTTTCTTCTGAAATTAAAACAGAAGTTAAATTACAAGCCTTAAAATATACAGCGTTAATAGTAGGTGGTTTGGCTTTAATTTTTACAGTTGGTGGTTCAGGTTTATTTTCTTTTGAAAGACCTATAGATCTTCAAATAGACGAGCAAATTGCTGGATATTTAGATGCAATTACGGCGGATAGAAGAACCTTGTTTTTTAACGATAGTTTACGTTCTTTGGTTATTGTTTTTATAGTTGCAAGTGTAATTTGGCTGTTTTTAAAGGAAAAAATAAATAAAAATATTGCTTTAATTGGCTTTGTTGTTATTCTTCTTTTTGACCTTGTAAATGTTGATAAAAGATATGTGAATAATGACTTTTTTGTTAGCGCTAGAAAAGTAGATAAACCATTTCAGGCTTCTGCAGTTGATAAGGAAATAATGAAAGATAAAAGCTACTATCGCGTTGCTAATTTTACAAAAAATATAATGGCAGATGGAACAACTTCTTATTTTCATAATTCAATAGGAGGGTACCATGCTGCAAAACCAAGACGTTATCAAGAACTGTACGATTTTCAAATTTCTAAAGGAAATGCAGAGGTTTTAAATATGATAAATACCAAATATATTATTGGTGCAGATGAAGCCGGAAAAGTTGGATACGAATTAAATAAAGGTGCTAATGGAAATGCCTGGTTTGTAAACACTATCTCTGTAGTAAATAATGCAAATGAAGAAATTAAAGCCTTGGATAGTTTAAATACAAAAATAACTGCAGTAATTGAATCTAAAGAACTCTCTAACGATTTTAAAACGCAATATCCAATAGATTCTTTAGCTGATATTCAATTAACTTCATACAAAGCAAATGAGTTAATTTATAATGTAAATACTACAAAAAATCAGTTTATAGTTTTTTCTGAAATGTATTATAAAAATGGTTGGAATGCCTATGTTAATGGTGAATTACAACCGCATTACAGAGTGAACTATGTGTTGCGCGGAATGGAAATTCCGGCAGGAAAGCATACTATAGAATTTAAATTTGAACCAACAGTAATTAAAACAGGAAATAGTATTACGTTGGCTTCTTATTTATTATTACTACTTATTCCGGTGGGCTGGTTTTTTATTGAAAAGCGAAAAAAAGAATAG
- a CDS encoding DUF4834 domain-containing protein encodes MGILKTIAIIVIIYYVLKFFSRYIAPIFLKKVITNVEKKYKEQQQSYQQQEEGKVGETVIAKKPAEPKESNKNVGDYVDYEEVKDDK; translated from the coding sequence ATGGGTATATTAAAAACTATAGCTATTATTGTTATTATTTATTATGTTCTCAAGTTTTTTAGTAGGTATATTGCGCCTATTTTCTTGAAAAAAGTAATTACTAATGTTGAAAAGAAATACAAAGAACAACAACAAAGTTACCAACAACAAGAAGAAGGTAAAGTTGGGGAAACTGTGATAGCTAAAAAACCAGCAGAACCGAAAGAAAGTAATAAAAATGTAGGTGATTATGTAGATTATGAAGAAGTTAAAGATGATAAATAG
- a CDS encoding transporter: MNRVLLLFLAFFSIQIAKAQYTEIINSKRPGLSESPYSIGTNVYQFETGLFYRNSDNPLYTVPSDTYGGELLFRYGKFSEKLEFDLNLAYQIDDLSHHPNGHIKGLSDLTVGAKYLIRQQDFTDKSKEVRSFKKRYAFDWKRLIPSIGIYAGVHTKFVSKDYKEDDLSYKLAVLLQNDITDRLVILTNLINDKFSTDDSFYKYIITMTYAINQNWSYFIENQGQYQEDYAPKYQFGTGLAYLINENLQVDASARTNFFDDYTYYYFSTGIAWRLDRHYDTMSFKNLSDKTVKKKKKRTGFFSKLFGKKRN, encoded by the coding sequence ATGAATAGAGTATTGCTACTTTTTTTGGCTTTTTTTAGCATTCAAATTGCTAAAGCACAATATACAGAAATAATAAACTCTAAACGACCAGGTTTATCGGAAAGTCCATATAGTATTGGTACAAATGTTTATCAATTTGAAACTGGTTTATTTTATAGAAATAGTGATAACCCACTTTATACGGTACCTTCAGACACCTATGGAGGTGAGTTATTATTTAGATATGGAAAATTTTCTGAAAAATTAGAATTTGACTTAAATTTAGCCTATCAAATTGATGATTTATCACACCATCCTAATGGGCATATTAAAGGTTTAAGCGACTTAACAGTTGGCGCCAAATACTTAATAAGACAACAAGATTTTACAGATAAATCTAAAGAAGTTAGAAGTTTTAAAAAAAGATATGCTTTTGATTGGAAGCGTTTAATTCCCTCAATAGGAATTTATGCTGGAGTACATACTAAATTTGTTAGTAAAGATTATAAAGAAGATGACCTTAGCTATAAGCTTGCGGTATTACTTCAAAATGATATTACAGACAGGTTGGTTATTTTAACAAATTTAATTAATGATAAATTCTCGACAGACGATTCTTTTTATAAATATATAATAACTATGACCTATGCTATTAATCAAAACTGGTCTTATTTTATTGAAAACCAAGGTCAATATCAAGAAGATTATGCTCCAAAATACCAATTTGGAACTGGCTTAGCATATTTAATTAATGAAAATTTACAAGTAGATGCTTCTGCCAGAACAAATTTTTTTGACGATTATACCTATTATTATTTTTCAACAGGTATTGCCTGGAGATTAGATAGACATTACGATACAATGAGCTTTAAAAATCTTTCAGACAAAACAGTTAAAAAAAAGAAAAAAAGAACAGGATTTTTTAGTAAATTGTTTGGTAAAAAAAGAAACTAA